The following proteins come from a genomic window of Corynebacterium crudilactis:
- a CDS encoding ribonuclease HII: protein MRRLKHLRTLEVTLSRNGLGPVAGVDEAGRGACCGPISIAACILPNKPIEELAALTDSKKLSATTREKLMPIIKKHALAWSVIIISAQDIDRFGIQHANISGMRRAVAALETRPGYVLTDAMKVPGFAIPYLPIIGGDASARCIAAASVLAKQTRDDLMTTMADKYPHYGLEVHKGYSTKIHMDAVRHHGASPEHRYSYANVSKAHQEWLQAADGKMMEGGA from the coding sequence ATGCGACGCCTTAAGCATCTCCGGACCCTTGAGGTCACCTTGTCCCGCAACGGGTTAGGGCCCGTAGCCGGAGTAGATGAAGCAGGACGTGGTGCTTGCTGCGGTCCTATCTCCATTGCCGCCTGCATCCTTCCGAACAAGCCTATTGAAGAGTTAGCCGCCCTAACAGACTCTAAAAAGCTCAGTGCGACGACTCGTGAAAAACTCATGCCGATCATTAAAAAGCATGCTCTAGCATGGTCCGTAATAATTATTTCGGCACAAGATATTGATCGATTTGGCATACAGCATGCCAATATTTCCGGCATGCGCCGAGCTGTTGCTGCTCTGGAAACCCGCCCGGGTTATGTTCTCACTGATGCGATGAAAGTTCCTGGCTTTGCCATTCCGTATTTGCCAATCATTGGCGGCGATGCCTCCGCGCGTTGCATTGCTGCTGCCAGTGTTCTTGCTAAACAAACCCGAGATGATCTCATGACTACGATGGCTGATAAATATCCTCATTATGGCCTTGAGGTTCATAAGGGATACAGCACGAAGATCCACATGGATGCGGTGCGTCACCACGGCGCAAGCCCAGAGCACAGATATAGTTATGCGAATGTGTCCAAGGCACACCAAGAATGGTTACAAGCTGCCGATGGAAAAATGATGGAAGGTGGAGCATGA
- the lepB gene encoding signal peptidase I produces the protein MTDFSSASNADDPTQSSAGNAASGGRANRRAGKSKKESKPTPWYIEIPIVVVLTLALIFVLQTFVGRMYMIPSGSMEPTLHGCDGCTGDRILVEKVSYYFSDPEPGDVVVFKGTDSWNVGFTTQRSDNSVIRGLQNLGSYVGLVAPDENDLVKRIIASGGQTVSCQEGDLGIMVDGKEVDDSYTLQPAQFPIDETSGSTECGGNYFGPLTVPEGNYFMMGDNRTNSMDSRYHLGDEYQGTIPEDHIKGKVQAIVLPFSRIGSIDDPAIQS, from the coding sequence GTGACCGATTTTTCTAGTGCATCAAATGCCGACGATCCTACCCAGTCCTCCGCAGGAAACGCTGCAAGTGGAGGTCGTGCCAATCGACGTGCTGGAAAATCTAAAAAAGAATCAAAACCAACGCCGTGGTACATCGAGATTCCTATTGTTGTTGTTTTGACCTTGGCGTTGATTTTCGTGCTGCAGACTTTCGTGGGACGTATGTACATGATCCCGAGTGGTTCCATGGAGCCGACATTGCACGGCTGTGATGGCTGTACTGGTGATCGTATTCTTGTGGAAAAGGTCAGTTATTACTTCTCTGATCCAGAGCCTGGTGATGTCGTTGTTTTCAAGGGCACCGATTCTTGGAACGTTGGTTTTACTACGCAGCGCTCGGATAATTCTGTGATTCGTGGTCTGCAAAATCTTGGCTCTTATGTGGGATTAGTGGCACCAGACGAAAATGATTTGGTTAAGCGCATTATTGCTTCTGGCGGACAGACCGTGTCGTGCCAAGAAGGCGATCTGGGAATTATGGTTGATGGTAAAGAAGTAGATGATAGCTATACGCTGCAGCCTGCGCAGTTCCCAATTGATGAGACCTCTGGCTCTACTGAATGTGGTGGCAACTACTTCGGCCCGCTCACCGTTCCTGAAGGAAATTACTTCATGATGGGCGATAACCGCACAAATTCCATGGATTCTCGCTATCACTTGGGCGATGAGTACCAGGGAACCATTCCGGAGGATCACATCAAGGGCAAGGTTCAGGCCATCGTGCTGCCATTTAGCCGAATCGGCAGCATCGACGATCCTGCCATTCAAAGCTAA
- the rplS gene encoding 50S ribosomal protein L19, with the protein MNILDKIDAASLREDIPAFRAGDSLDVHVKVIEGANTRTQLFKGVVIRRQGGGIRETFTVRKVSFGIGVERTFPVHSPNIEKIEVTRRGDVRRAKLYYLRELRGKAARIKEKR; encoded by the coding sequence ATGAACATTCTGGATAAGATCGACGCAGCATCCCTGCGCGAAGACATTCCTGCATTCCGTGCTGGCGATTCCCTCGACGTTCACGTCAAGGTTATTGAAGGCGCTAACACCCGTACCCAGCTTTTCAAGGGTGTTGTCATTCGTCGTCAGGGCGGCGGAATCCGCGAGACCTTCACCGTCCGTAAGGTTTCCTTCGGCATCGGCGTTGAGCGTACTTTCCCAGTACACTCCCCAAACATCGAGAAGATCGAAGTTACCCGTCGTGGCGATGTTCGTCGTGCGAAGCTGTACTACCTGCGCGAACTGCGCGGCAAGGCTGCACGTATTAAGGAGAAGCGCTAA
- a CDS encoding thiamine phosphate synthase, whose product MFENRFDLRCYVVTGAGSVDEVVHTASAAARGGAGVVQVRSKPISPEAMSELASRVALEVARCSPTTRVLIDDHLHVASSLMREGLPIHGVHLGQDDVSVLEARELLGPEAIIGLTTGTLELVAAANELSDVLDYIGAGPFRKTPTKDSGRPPIGLAGYPPLVELSKVPIVAIGDVTPADVRALSATGVAGIAMVRAFSESDDPQQVAENVVANFELGRLS is encoded by the coding sequence GTGTTTGAAAATCGTTTTGACCTGCGTTGTTATGTTGTGACTGGCGCGGGCTCGGTGGATGAGGTTGTGCACACTGCGTCTGCTGCGGCTCGTGGTGGCGCGGGTGTGGTGCAGGTGCGTTCAAAGCCTATTTCGCCAGAAGCGATGAGCGAGTTGGCATCTCGGGTTGCGCTTGAGGTTGCGCGGTGCAGCCCAACAACGAGGGTGCTTATCGACGACCACCTCCACGTTGCTTCTTCCTTAATGCGCGAAGGACTCCCGATTCACGGTGTGCATCTTGGGCAGGATGATGTGTCGGTGCTTGAGGCTCGTGAGTTGTTGGGGCCTGAGGCGATCATTGGGTTGACCACTGGAACCCTAGAACTTGTGGCGGCGGCGAATGAGCTGTCCGATGTGTTGGATTACATCGGTGCTGGGCCGTTTCGGAAGACTCCCACCAAGGATTCAGGTCGGCCACCGATTGGCCTTGCGGGTTATCCCCCTTTGGTGGAATTGTCCAAGGTGCCGATCGTTGCGATTGGTGATGTCACCCCTGCCGATGTGCGCGCTCTCAGCGCAACCGGTGTGGCTGGCATTGCCATGGTGCGGGCTTTTTCTGAATCTGATGATCCACAGCAGGTCGCTGAAAATGTGGTGGCCAACTTTGAATTAGGAAGGCTCTCATGA
- the thiO gene encoding glycine oxidase ThiO: protein MKKHAIIIGGGIIGLTTCFEFQEAGYQVTLIDPDPISGATHHAGGMLAPTAEVQYQQHDLILLMKESARLYPDLLQRVSKYTDLPTGYRTDGTLLIGADRADGMHVAELIKYMHLKDLPVDVLTTRQARAAEPALSPRISKVVSIDGDHQLSPRLYARALLDAILQRGAEHIADAVISIDGHDPCLTVTMNSGVRVASKSVVVLAAGLGAASIPGWFEGANPLQLRPVYGDIVRVRVPERLQPMVTKVVRGFVEDRQIYIIPRTDGTLAIGATSREDHPQPRTGAVHDLLRDAIRLIPGIEETEFIEVTCGARPGTPDDLPYLGWVGSNVIASTGYFRHGILLSALGARAAVDMATNQPLFPTLDVCDPFRHQI, encoded by the coding sequence ATGAAAAAGCATGCGATTATTATCGGCGGCGGAATCATTGGGTTGACCACCTGCTTTGAATTCCAGGAGGCTGGTTACCAAGTCACGTTGATTGATCCTGACCCAATTTCCGGTGCGACTCATCATGCCGGCGGAATGTTGGCCCCCACCGCGGAGGTGCAGTATCAGCAACATGATCTGATTTTGTTGATGAAGGAATCCGCTCGCCTATACCCAGACCTCCTCCAAAGAGTGTCTAAATACACGGACTTGCCCACTGGGTATCGCACTGATGGAACCCTTCTTATCGGTGCGGACCGCGCGGATGGCATGCATGTTGCGGAGTTGATTAAGTACATGCATTTGAAGGATTTGCCTGTCGATGTGTTGACTACTCGTCAGGCAAGGGCTGCGGAGCCAGCGTTGTCGCCGAGGATTTCCAAGGTGGTCAGCATTGATGGGGATCATCAGCTGTCGCCGCGTCTGTATGCCCGGGCGTTATTGGATGCCATTTTGCAACGCGGTGCGGAGCATATTGCCGACGCTGTGATCTCTATTGATGGCCACGATCCGTGTTTGACCGTGACGATGAATTCGGGGGTGAGGGTTGCGTCGAAAAGCGTTGTTGTTTTGGCGGCGGGCCTGGGCGCCGCAAGCATTCCCGGCTGGTTTGAGGGCGCGAACCCATTGCAGTTGAGGCCGGTGTACGGCGATATTGTGCGCGTGCGCGTGCCGGAGCGACTGCAGCCGATGGTCACCAAGGTGGTGCGCGGGTTTGTGGAAGATCGTCAGATTTATATCATTCCGCGTACCGATGGCACCCTCGCGATCGGCGCGACAAGCCGTGAGGATCACCCGCAACCTCGAACGGGCGCAGTGCATGATTTGCTACGCGATGCTATCCGTTTGATTCCGGGCATTGAAGAAACCGAATTTATCGAAGTCACCTGCGGCGCCCGCCCCGGCACCCCGGATGACCTGCCGTACCTGGGATGGGTTGGATCCAATGTGATTGCGTCCACAGGATATTTCCGCCACGGAATTTTGCTGTCAGCCCTTGGTGCGCGCGCTGCCGTTGATATGGCAACCAACCAGCCACTGTTCCCCACTCTTGATGTGTGCGATCCGTTTCGCCACCAAATTTAA
- the thiS gene encoding sulfur carrier protein ThiS yields MITYTFNGTSMRSSELTVEQLVHQEIGHDTGVAVAINAAVVPRSQWSRAICDNDSVEVLTAIQGG; encoded by the coding sequence GTGATTACCTACACCTTCAATGGCACATCTATGCGCTCTTCCGAATTGACCGTGGAGCAATTGGTCCACCAAGAAATCGGCCACGACACCGGAGTCGCCGTGGCAATCAACGCCGCGGTCGTACCCAGATCCCAGTGGTCACGCGCCATTTGTGACAACGATTCCGTAGAAGTTCTCACCGCAATTCAGGGAGGTTAA
- a CDS encoding thiazole synthase, whose amino-acid sequence MLHIADKTFDSHLIMGTGGATSQALLEESLVASGTQLTTVAMRRHQATTSSGESIFAMLRRLEIALLPNTAGCRTARDAVLTAQLAREALDTNWVKVEVIADEHTLLPDTVELLDACELLVHDGFTVLAYTSDDPITASRLEDCGVAAVMPLGSPIGTGLGILNPHNIELICSRASVPVILDAGVGTASDATLAMELGCDGVLLASAINRAQNPVAMAESMFHAVEAGRLAAQAGRIPQRQHAVASSSFEGLASWAEQVL is encoded by the coding sequence ATGCTGCATATTGCTGATAAAACTTTCGATTCCCACCTCATCATGGGCACCGGCGGAGCTACCTCTCAGGCGTTGCTGGAGGAATCCCTTGTCGCCAGTGGAACTCAATTGACCACCGTGGCGATGCGTCGACACCAAGCAACCACCTCTAGCGGAGAATCCATCTTTGCCATGCTGCGCCGCCTCGAGATCGCCCTTCTCCCCAATACCGCAGGCTGCCGCACTGCCCGCGACGCCGTCCTCACTGCACAATTGGCTCGGGAAGCCCTCGATACCAACTGGGTGAAAGTGGAGGTCATCGCCGATGAACACACATTGCTGCCCGACACCGTTGAGCTTCTTGATGCCTGCGAACTCCTCGTCCACGACGGCTTCACCGTTCTGGCTTATACCTCTGACGATCCCATCACTGCCAGCCGACTAGAAGACTGTGGCGTTGCAGCTGTCATGCCATTGGGCTCCCCGATCGGAACCGGCCTGGGCATTCTCAACCCGCACAACATTGAACTGATTTGCAGCCGCGCGAGCGTACCCGTGATCCTCGACGCCGGTGTAGGCACTGCCTCTGATGCCACACTCGCAATGGAACTCGGCTGCGACGGCGTCCTTCTGGCCTCCGCTATCAACCGCGCCCAAAATCCCGTCGCGATGGCCGAATCCATGTTCCACGCCGTTGAAGCCGGAAGATTAGCCGCTCAAGCAGGCCGGATCCCGCAACGCCAACATGCGGTGGCCTCATCAA